Proteins found in one Ovis canadensis isolate MfBH-ARS-UI-01 breed Bighorn chromosome 20, ARS-UI_OviCan_v2, whole genome shotgun sequence genomic segment:
- the PAQR8 gene encoding membrane progestin receptor beta, which translates to MTTAILERLSTLSVSGQHLRRLPKILEDGLPKMPGTVPETDVPQLFREPYIRAGYRPTGHEWRYYFFSLFQKHNEVVNVWTHLLAALAVLLRFWAFVEAEGLPWTSAYALPLLVYVLSSITYLTFSLLAHLLQSQSELSHYTFYFVDYVGVSVYQYGSALVHFFYASDQAWYEHFWLLFLPAAAFCGWLSCAGCCYAKYRYRRPYPVMRKICQVVPSGLAYVLDISPVVHRVVLCHLSGCQDPAAWYHTLQILFFLVSAYFFSCPVPEKYFPGSCDIVGHGHQIFHTFLSVCTLSQLEAILLDYKGRQDIYLPRHSPLAIYLACLSFFLVVACSAATAAFLRQKIKARLAKKDS; encoded by the coding sequence ATGACGACCGCCATCCTGGAGCGTCTGAGCACCCTGTCCGTGAGCGGGCAGCATCTGCGACGCCTGCCCAAGATCCTGGAGGATGGGCTGCCCAAGATGCCCGGCACCGTCCCCGAGACCGACGTGCCCCAGCTCTTCCGGGAGCCCTACATCCGCGCCGGGTACCGCCCCACCGGCCATGAGTGGCGTTACTACTTCTTCAGCCTCTTTCAGAAACACAACGAGGTGGTCAACGTCTGGACCCACCTGCTGGCGGCTCTGGCCGTCCTCCTGCGGTTCTGGGCCTTCGTGGAGGCCGAGGGCCTGCCGTGGACGTCTGCCTACGCGCTGCCCCTGCTCGTCTACGTCCTGTCCTCCATCACGTACCTCACCTTCAGCCTCCTGGCCCACCTGCTGCAGTCCCAGTCGGAGCTGTCGCACTACACCTTCTACTTCGTGGACTACGTGGGCGTGAGCGTCTACCAGTACGGCAGCGCCCTGGTCCACTTCTTCTACGCCTCCGACCAAGCCTGGTACGAGCACTTCTGGCTGCTCTTCCTGCCCGCTGCCGCCTTCTGCGGCTGGCTATCCTGCGCCGGCTGCTGCTACGCCAAGTACCGGTACCGGCGGCCCTACCCGGTCATGAGGAAGATCTGCCAGGTGGTGCCGTCTGGGCTGGCCTACGTCCTGGACATCAGCCCCGTGGTACATCGCGTGGTTCTCTGCCACCTGTCAGGCTGCCAGGACCCAGCGGCCTGGTACCACACCCTCCAGATCCTCTTCTTCCTGGTCAGCGCCTACTTCTTCTCCTGCCCGGTTCCGGAGAAGTACTTCCCCGGTTCCTGTGACATCGTGGGCCACGGGCACCAGATCTTCCACACCTTTCTGTCTGTCTGCACACTCTCCCAGCTGGAGGCCATCCTCCTGGACTATAAGGGGCGGCAGGACATCTACCTGCCACGCCACAGCCCCCTGGCCATCTACCTGGCCTGCCTCTCCTTCTTCCTCGTGGTGGCCTGCAGTGCAGCTACTGCAGCCTTCTTGAGACAAAAAATCAAGGCCAGACTGGCCAAGAAAGATTCCTGA